In uncultured Acidilobus sp. JCHS, the sequence CGGATACCTGAGACGCCCCGCTACTCCCTGCTCGTCAAGGGCGATAAGTCTGAGGCAAAGAGTGCCTTCTCTCTCGTGGCTGGTAGCCTGGCGTGGGACCTGCCAGAGGCCAGGGCTGAGAGATACGGCGCTGCCGACTTCCTGAGGACTTTCTGGTTCACCCTGATAGGCACAGCCATCCCCTGGCTCCTGATGGACGTGGCCCTCTACGGGACCGGCGTCTTCTCAAATGATATAACTGTCACAATGATACCTGGCAAGTCGCTCGTGGCTCAGGTACTGAGGTCAGGGGTGCCCCTTCTGATAGGCGTACCTGGCTACTTCATCGCGGCCTACCTTGTTGATAAAGCTGGCAGGAAGAGCCTGCAGACCATAGGCTTCTCAGTAATGACATTCATATACGTAGTCCTCGCCCTCAGCTACACGGGCTTCGTGGGAAATCTAGGCGATGTCTATAAGTACCTGCTCTTCGGGCTCTCTTTCACATTCATAAACCTAGGCCCCAACACGACAACGTTCATAATTCCAGCTGAGGTCTACCCAGTCAGGTACAGGTCAACGGGACACGGGATATCAGCGGCGGCTGGCAAGGTTGGCGCTGCCCTGTCAACGATGTTTCTGCCCTTGCTTCAGACAAGGCTTGGCGTCGGCTCCCTCTTCGCGCTTCTGGCCTTGGTTAGTATAGGCGGCGCCTCGACAACCGTGGTCTTTACGCCAGAGGCCAAAGGCCTGACCCTTGAGGAGGCGAGCCGTGAGAGGCTGGTAGTTAAGTCGCCTCAGCCGCTCCCAGTTATGAGCTAAAGTCCCTGCCTGTAAGGGCCTCCCTTTATCAGTCAAGAAACACTTTCATAGGCATAGCCTGCTAAGCCGCTCTCATGCCTCCACGTGGAAGCCCCTCAGGCTTCTCCGGACCCAGTCCCCTCAGGGCCCTCAGCACCTTCAGAGCGCCTCTCCTTGACAGGTACTTGTTATTGTTGCCGCAGTATGGCGAGAAGACGCACCTGGGACAGCCGTCCTCACAGTTGCAGGAGCCCACTATGGCCTCCGCCATGTCTTCTATCTCCTCAAGCCTCTCAAAGACAAGCCTCGAGGCGCCGTTGCCCCCGACGTGCGAGTCATAGATCACTATGTGGCCCGTCGGGTAGCTGACCCCGCTTAGGTCAGTGTCGCTGGCCCCCACTATAGGCCTTGAGGCCGATATCAGGACGTGCTCAAGGGCGTGGTAAGCGCTCAGGCTCTGCTCAACGCCGCCGAAGTCCAGCAGGGGGTACTTGAGCATGACGCCCTTGGTGAGGTAGTCCCACTTGATGGGCTCCTCGTAGTAGACCTCGGAGAGCACCTGCCCCGACGACTCGTCCTTAACTACGTAGCCTCTGACCGATACCATAACGTGAACGTCCCCATAGGCTAGCCTCACCGGGCCGGCAAGCCTTGAGTCCTGAGGGGAGAAGTCTATTACGTCTATATCGTAGAGGGGCTTCGTGTAGAACGACACAGACTCAGGCAGGGGGGACAGCTCTGCCCTCATCCTTCCTAAGTCCAGTGACGTGGATAGGTATACCTTCCCTCCGTGGTAGTAGACGGCCCCCGGGTGAAGGTCGTAGAGAGCCATGGGCATCTCCCGCTCCCCTATCACGCGGCCTCCGCGGTGCAGCTTTACTATGGGGCCTGTGCTACGTATCCCCCTCGCCTCAACGTAGTCCTGGGCAGCTCGGGGCGTTGCAAGAACTACGTCACCTCTGGCCCGCACGAGACCCATCTCCTCAACTTCGTTAAGCACCTGGAGCAACGCTGCCGGCAGCCCAGAGGCCCTGAGGGCGCCCCTCTGGAGGCTGAGGGCAACCAGGTGAAGCTTCGCAACCTCCCTGTTGGAGGGCTCTATGTAGCCTGGGTCGGGCGGCCTGTTGAAAAAGTCGGCTGGCCTGGAGGCATAGTAGGCCTCTATGGGGTCATCGCCCAGCAGGGTTACGATGACCCCAGGCCTCCCCCTTCTTCCGGCCCTGCCTGCCCTCTGAAGGTAGCTTGAGAAGCTCTTGGGAAGCGACGCCATGACCACGGCGTCCAGGTCCCCTATGTCTATGCCCAGTTCAAGCGTTGACGTGGCTACTACAGCCCTAAGCCTGCCCTGGGCGAAGGCCCTCTCGACCTCCTTCCTCTGCTCAGCAGGCAGCCCGGCCCTGTGGACCCCCACCTCGGCGCTGAAGGACCTCTTAGCTATCCTGGCTACGAGCTCAGCCATCTGTTGCGAGTCCGTAAAGGCTAGCACCTTAAGGTCAAGCTTCGTCAGGGCCGAGATGAGGTAGGAGGCGAAGGACCACCGGCTATTGTTGCCGTAGTCTACGAAGAGGTGCGTGGCAGCGCCCCGTCTCCTGCGGGGCCCCCTGACCACAGTCACCTCCTTTGAGAAGAGCTCAGAGGCCAGCTGCTCAGGGTTCCCTATAGTAGCGGCCGACCCCACGAACTGGACCTCATCCTTGGCCTCCCTCTGAAGCCTATAGAGGATCCACTTGGCGTGGGACCCAAAGACGCCCTGGTAGACGTGAAGCTCGTCAAGGACCACGAGCCCTACGGTGCTTACCAGCTCCCTATAGTCCTTTGAGAGCGCCAGGCCCACGTGAAGCATGTCAGGGTTCGTTATCAGTATGGGCGGGGGGTTCTCGTAGATCCTCCTCCTCTCGTCCCTTGGGGTGTCCCCGTCAAGGACGGCAAAGGGGATCCCGACCCCAGACATCATTGAGGAGAGCCTCCTTGCCTGGTCCCTAGCCAGGGCCTTTGTTGGGTAAACCAGCAGGGCTACGACCTCACCCCTTGACCTCAGGGCCCTCTCGAGCACGGGTATCATGAAGGCCTCGGTCTTGCCTGTTCCAGTGCCTGAGATCACTACCACGTCTTCGCCCTTATTTGCAAGGTTTACGGCCTCCCACTGGAACCTGTAAAGCCTTTCAATCCCCCTTGACCTTAACATGTTAATGAGAGGCTCTGACAGGCCTGCCTCGCTAACAGGGGGGCCTGGCTCTGGGTCCCCGTAGAACTCGTTGTACTCATAGATTACCTTACCTCCCTTATCACTAACGGCCTTCCTGACCTCAGCGGTCAATCCCCTTAGCTCTTCCATAGTTCCTGCGCCTCACGTACGGCGTAAGGCCTAACGCTTCAACGGCCCTGTCAACGGTCCACGAAAGCTCTGGGTCGCCCTCCGAGTACCTGAGCTTAAGGCGCTCGTACTTGACCTTGAGCCTCAGGGCCCCAGAGTCGTCATATACCATGAAGAGCCCCTTGACCCTCCTCCTGAGCCCCATGGTCAGCGAGGCCAGCACCGCCACCTCGCCCTTGTTCAGGGTAACCGTGACGGTGCCTGCCTCGCCCCTGCTGTATGTCCCCTTGCCGGGCTTCACGGGTTTGCTTATGACTTCCTGCCTGCCATGCCCTAGGATGACGACAACGCTCCTCCTGGCGTGAAGGCCCGTCCTGCTCTTGGTCAGCTCAACAGGCAAGGTTAACTCCATAAGGCTTCCTCCAGAAGTGAGGTTTGCCGGAGGATTCAAAGCTTGATGGCCGATGTTGAGGTGGCAGGCCTTGGCGTCGCAGGCTCGCTGCTGGCCGCGGAGCTAGCGAGGAGGGGGTTCAGGGTCATAGGCTTTGACCCAGTGGCCAGGTACGAGAAGCCTTGTGGCGAGCAGGTGACCTTAGAGCCCAGCTTCGCTAAGCTCCTGGAGACCCTGGACGTAATAAAGTCTGTCGTGAGGGAAGTCGATATACTTATAGATGGTGAACATGTGACTTCAGTCAGCCTAAAGGGCGCGCCCAAGTGGGTAATTATCGACAAGCCTCGCCTAGTGGCAGGCCTAAGGGACGAGGCCGAGGGCCTGGGCGTCACCGTGGTCAGGTCTAGCTGGCCTGGGCCCGGGAAGGCCGCGGTCTCAGTCGACGCGAGGGGGCCCTACTCTGTATCAAGCTTGAGCAGCGTGTTGGCGTTAAGGCTGATAGCTAAGGTCGATCGATGGAACCCCGAGGCGGCATGGCTTGACTTCAGGCCTGAGATGGGCGGCCTTTACTGGGTCTTCCCCTATGACACAGATGGACGGCTAGTTAACGCGGGCCTCGGCCTCCTGGGCGTCAGAGACGTAAGTGATCTCAGGACGAGGGCTGAGGAGTACTTGAGGGGGAAGTTTGGGAGCTTTGGGGTCATTGACCTAAAGGGGGCGCCTATAGCCGTGTTCAGCCCCGTCAGGCTCAGGTCTGGTCACGTCCTGAGGGTGGGCGAGGCGGCAGGCCTCGTGTTGACCTGGAGCGGTGAGGGCAACAGGCCGGCTCTCCTGTCTTCGCGGGCCTTGGCAGAAGTTATGTCAAGGCTTGGCCCTGACGACCTAAACCTGGTCGCTGACGCGTACTCAAGGTCCATAGGCGACCTTGTTAAAATGACCACTATGTCAAGGGCGCTCACTTACCTGACCTTCTCAATGGGTTCATCACGGTCTTTGATGAGAGCCCTGCCTGGATGGTTCTGGACCCTTTACGTAAGGCAGGAGCTCAGCCTTAACGACATAGCTAAGGCCCTCGCCGAAGCTATAGAGTCGGCAAGCCACATTAAACCTTCAGGGCCCACATAAAGAGGGCCCGATGAGGACTTGGGGGGCCTGAGATTATATGAATGGCTTAGACCAGCCTGAGGGCCTCAAGCAGCTTTTATTGCAAGGCCTTGCAGCCTAAGCAGGGGGCAGGCGTTGGTCACGGTAATCCCTGGCAGCGACACGGTCTCCAAGTCGTTTTCGTCCTCGCTTGCCTCCCCGCTTGGGGCTAAGCTATGCGAGCCCACATTTAAGACGTTCCCTGACGGAGAGGCCTACGTCAGGTTGCCGTGCGACCTCAGGGGCGAACAGGTAGTAGTGGTCAAGACTATGGTACCCGATCAGGACAGCTCTCTTGTGCAGGCTTTGCTGATGTCGGACGCGGCAAGGGAGGCCGGCGCTGAGAGCGTGGCGCTGGTGGCCCCATACATGGCTTACTCAAGGCAGGACAGAGCCTTCCTCGAGGGCGAGCCAGTCAGCATAAGGGCAGTGATGAGGGCCTTATGGTCAGCTGGCTACTCAGCCCTCGTCACGATCGAGATTCATAAGGAGGAGAGCCTTAAGCACTTCCCAGGTACAGCAGTAAGCGTCAGGCCCTTCGCCTTCATGGCTAAGGGCTTAGGGCTGGACTCTAGCTACGTAGTCCTGTCGCCTGACATTGGCGCTCTGCCAAGGGCCCGTGATCTGGCCCTGAGCCTGGGCGCCAGCTATGATTACATAGAGAAGTTAAGGGACAGGGTCACCGGTGAGGTGAGCATGAGACCCAAGGAGCTCAGCGTGAGCAACAAAAAGGTCGTTATAGTTGACGACATAATAAGCACGGGAACTACTGTGGCCAAGGCGGCC encodes:
- a CDS encoding ribose-phosphate pyrophosphokinase, which encodes MVTVIPGSDTVSKSFSSSLASPLGAKLCEPTFKTFPDGEAYVRLPCDLRGEQVVVVKTMVPDQDSSLVQALLMSDAAREAGAESVALVAPYMAYSRQDRAFLEGEPVSIRAVMRALWSAGYSALVTIEIHKEESLKHFPGTAVSVRPFAFMAKGLGLDSSYVVLSPDIGALPRARDLALSLGASYDYIEKLRDRVTGEVSMRPKELSVSNKKVVIVDDIISTGTTVAKAAQMLRSMGAVDVKVLVAHALLVPGAEGRLLEAGITRVYAANTTPVTSAMVSQIDVAPLAADALRSLLKVA
- a CDS encoding Distinct helicase family with a unique C-terminal domain including a metal-binding cysteine cluster; its protein translation is MTAEVRKAVSDKGGKVIYEYNEFYGDPEPGPPVSEAGLSEPLINMLRSRGIERLYRFQWEAVNLANKGEDVVVISGTGTGKTEAFMIPVLERALRSRGEVVALLVYPTKALARDQARRLSSMMSGVGIPFAVLDGDTPRDERRRIYENPPPILITNPDMLHVGLALSKDYRELVSTVGLVVLDELHVYQGVFGSHAKWILYRLQREAKDEVQFVGSAATIGNPEQLASELFSKEVTVVRGPRRRRGAATHLFVDYGNNSRWSFASYLISALTKLDLKVLAFTDSQQMAELVARIAKRSFSAEVGVHRAGLPAEQRKEVERAFAQGRLRAVVATSTLELGIDIGDLDAVVMASLPKSFSSYLQRAGRAGRRGRPGVIVTLLGDDPIEAYYASRPADFFNRPPDPGYIEPSNREVAKLHLVALSLQRGALRASGLPAALLQVLNEVEEMGLVRARGDVVLATPRAAQDYVEARGIRSTGPIVKLHRGGRVIGEREMPMALYDLHPGAVYYHGGKVYLSTSLDLGRMRAELSPLPESVSFYTKPLYDIDVIDFSPQDSRLAGPVRLAYGDVHVMVSVRGYVVKDESSGQVLSEVYYEEPIKWDYLTKGVMLKYPLLDFGGVEQSLSAYHALEHVLISASRPIVGASDTDLSGVSYPTGHIVIYDSHVGGNGASRLVFERLEEIEDMAEAIVGSCNCEDGCPRCVFSPYCGNNNKYLSRRGALKVLRALRGLGPEKPEGLPRGGMRAA
- a CDS encoding Arabinose efflux permease — protein: MGQRTAAGLFEHLETDRLNLGHLKVILLSGMGFFTDAYDLFNIGVMMLILTPLWGLTDLQKGLLASAALWATIAGQLLFGRLLDILGRKKIYGIEAAILGAGALASAFAVNFTTLLITRVIMGLGIGGDYPASSTIASEYAPTRNRGRMVALVFSMQGVGIAAAVAVGLLSAAYLPPDLAWRVVAAIGAIPPLFVIYYRRRIPETPRYSLLVKGDKSEAKSAFSLVAGSLAWDLPEARAERYGAADFLRTFWFTLIGTAIPWLLMDVALYGTGVFSNDITVTMIPGKSLVAQVLRSGVPLLIGVPGYFIAAYLVDKAGRKSLQTIGFSVMTFIYVVLALSYTGFVGNLGDVYKYLLFGLSFTFINLGPNTTTFIIPAEVYPVRYRSTGHGISAAAGKVGAALSTMFLPLLQTRLGVGSLFALLALVSIGGASTTVVFTPEAKGLTLEEASRERLVVKSPQPLPVMS